Within Halobacterium jilantaiense, the genomic segment CGCGCATGACGGAGGCCGCCATCGAGCGCTACACCGACGGCGAGCCGAGTTTCTTCTTCAACTTCCCGAACGGCCAGTCCGGCCCCGGGTACCTCAAGCTCGGCTGGCGGACGGTCGCCGAGGCGGCGACCTACTACCGCATCCAGCACCCGAGCGCGGTCGGACTCGACGGCTCCGGGAGCGCGCTCGCGTCGCTCGCGAGCAGCGTCGCGGGACCGCTGCTCGACGGCTACAACCGCTTCTCGAACGCGCGCCTCCGCGGCGACAGCAGCGTGGCCGTCACGCGCCACAGGGGCGTTCCGCCGTCGCTCATGGCGGAGATTGGGGGCGAGCCCGCCCCGGGCGGCATCCACGTCGCCCGCGACGAGCAGTTCTACGCGTGGCGCTTCGACAACCCCGAGTGGGAGTACGCCGCCTACGTCGCCGAAGTCCGCGGCGACCCGGTCGCGGGACTCGTCGTCGGGACCTCGGTCGGTCCCGGCGACACGACCACGAAGGTGACGGACGTCGCGCCGCTCCCGCCGGCGCTCGACGACCGCGTCCTCGAAACCCTGCTCGGCCGCGTCGTCGCCGACTACGCCGACTCCGACGTCCTCGCCGCCCCCGCAATCCTCCCCGAGTCGACGATGCGCGCGGCCGGCTTCCTCCGCGACGACCGCCCGCCGCTGTCTCTCCAGGCGAACCAGACCACGCACGTCGTCCGGTCGCTCACCGGCGACTGGACGCCCGAGGGCGTCGACCTCACCGACGAGGACAGCTGGCGGCTCACCTTCTCCGAACACGACACGAGCTAGAGAGACGGGGAAAACGACCAGAGAGGCGTAGAAGAGTCGGTCGCTCCGAACCGCGCTACTGTTCCACGGCTCCCTTCGGTCGCCGTTCCGGTCCGCGGTTCTCGCTCCCTGACGGTCGCTCCGAACCGCGCTACTGCTCGCGGGTCGCGTTGCTCCCCGCTCGCATCTCCGAGAGTCTCACTCGCTACGCTCGTTCCGACTCTCGCTATTCCTCGAAGCCGTCCTCGAA encodes:
- a CDS encoding GNAT family N-acetyltransferase: MSSEATQKSEYTVEPFEATDVEAFLDLHGRIFDPDHDREWFAWKYADNPYVDHRPILVAKRDGDLVGARPFFALDVVVDGKRHLALQPGDTMVHPDHRRKGLFTRMTEAAIERYTDGEPSFFFNFPNGQSGPGYLKLGWRTVAEAATYYRIQHPSAVGLDGSGSALASLASSVAGPLLDGYNRFSNARLRGDSSVAVTRHRGVPPSLMAEIGGEPAPGGIHVARDEQFYAWRFDNPEWEYAAYVAEVRGDPVAGLVVGTSVGPGDTTTKVTDVAPLPPALDDRVLETLLGRVVADYADSDVLAAPAILPESTMRAAGFLRDDRPPLSLQANQTTHVVRSLTGDWTPEGVDLTDEDSWRLTFSEHDTS